Within Candidatus Thorarchaeota archaeon, the genomic segment GTTTGCCTTGATCTCGGCCCATTCATTGAACCATGTACGTTTCTCTTCCTCACTAAGAGTGCGGAGTCGATAAAGAAGCACATAGACAAGTTCAATGCTTCCGGCACCATCCGGGACTCTGATTCCGGGCATATCTTATGAGTACTTAGAACAACTTATAACGCTGATGTCTTTGTCACCTTACAATTCATTGGAGCTGAAATTGATGGGTCTCAGAGCTTCAGGTCACTTTCTTACGCTAATGGCTCTCTATTTGGTCAACATGATCATGAGGGCCTCTTTCTACATGACGATTGCTAGTATTCAGAGTAACAACTACCTTGGTGGTCTCTCGGACTGGACGGTTGCCATTGTCCTGATGATTTATCCAGTAGTTGAACTGGCAACTGTTTCGATCTTTGGTTCCTATAGTGACAAGATTGGTCGAAGGCCGATTTTTATTATGAGTCTGTTCTTGACTGGTGGTGCGGCCTTGCTCTTCGCGCTCTCGCCAATTGTTTCGATCATTTTCATCTTTTCTGGGATCTTCGGAATGGGTGCCGCAGCCGAGGTGACAAGTACCCTCTCTATGATTGCGGACTCCTCCTCTGAGAATAATCGTGCCAGATTAATGGGTTACTTTGATCTCTCAACCCTAATGGGTCTGGCCGGTGGTTATGGTCTTGGCATTATCCTTCTCCAGTTTGGTATTATGCCTACTCTTATCTTAATGGCTGGGGCAGGTGCCTGTTTTATCAGCGCTATAATCGCGTTCTTTACCATCCGCGAGACCGCAACCATGGCACATCACGAGTACTCCATTAGACAGTTGCTTAGCCATGTTGCTAAGGACAAAAGGATTCAGATGATGCTTCCAGTCTACGTCCCCATTATCTCTCTGTACGGACTTTTAATTGCCAATGCCGAGAATATCCTCGAGGAACACTTCACTTTCACTGCAACAGATCTCATTATCCTATTCGGGATGTTGGGTGTCTCGCTCGTTGCAGGGATTGTAATCATGGGCCATCTCTCTGACCACTTTATGAAGCGACGTCCCTTCATTGTAGCTGGTCTGCTAGGATTTGGGGTCCTCTCATTTCTCTTGGTGGCCTATGCCTCTGACTTTGCTGCCCTATGGGCGATCTGGCCCGTTCTGCCACTCTTGGGCTTCTTAGCCGGTGCATTTCCGCCTGCTGCTATGGCCTACCTGACCGACGTATCCAGTGAGGAATCGCGTGGGAGCACGATGGGTGTCTATAGCATCTTCTTCGGTACTGGAATGATCATTGGTCCCGGAACAGGTGCCTTTGCCTATACTACTTGGGGGCTCTGGGGTCTCGGTGGTCTAGTTGCATTATTCATCCTGATAGCCATCATTGGAACCTATTTCATGCCCGAGGTCCATGAATCTTCGTCCCCTGAAATAATCAGCAATGATTAATATGTAGGTGCGTTAATGATTGGTACAACCCCTTTTGGGAGATGGAAATATGGTTCGACTCACTACGATCAGTAATGTATTATCAGGCATCGGTCTGGCACTGCTAGGCTTCTCACTTATAATGAAGTGGATTCTCTCAGGACTCAGTGTCACCGGCACATCGTACCCCTACTACATGTGGTTAGGTGGAGTGGTCCTGCTTGCCGTTGTCGTCATTATGAGCGTGATAAACACGTTCACAGAGATCACGGGCTTTGTGCACCCTGAAGATAAATTAATTAGTAATATGTTTGTGTACCTGATGGCCATCGCTACTGTGCTCATCTTTGGTGCTCTGGACGAGGGTGCGGTATTCCAAGAGATTCTCTTCAATATCGCCTCTATGATCGTCATCGCATACGTATTCTTGTTCATCTTCACTTACTTCTCTCGCACTATTACTGAGGAAGGTCAGATGGGACAGGTCAAGGAGATGACCGCCAGATTCATGCTCGTATCCCTTGTCTTGGGTGGTATCATGGCCGCCCTATTGGTCGGTCTCAAGGCCGTATGGGATCTCTCTGCTTCTTATGAGTGGGCCGCTGGTGCACTGGGCATCTTTGCAGTTGCTCTGGTCGTTATCATTGTCCTCGCACTTGGTCACAAGTACGAGCCAGTTGGTGAGTAATAGTATCTCAGGTTGGGGAGGATTTTCTCCTCTCCGGCCATGCTTTTCTTTTTCAAGTCCCACCAATAAACGAAATAAGGGCTCAGTTCTCAACTATTCTTCGTTGAGTATTGACTAAGATCGTTATCGGTATCAGACAAGGTTAGTGAACGGTGGTTGCAATGGCTGATGGAAAATTGTGGCTTGGCTACAAATTGGGTAAGGATGGAAAACGGACTAATGAAAAGTTCGAGATTAGTACTGATCTACTACGACGACATGGTGGCGTGTTTGGATCAACCGGTTCTGGGAAGACCGTGTTAAGTAAGGTGATACTGGAAGAGGCAGCTCTTCAAGGAATTCCCATAATTGCTTTTGATCCCCAGGGTGATATTGCTTCACTGATGATTCCGGGGGATCCCAAGAAGCTCAAAGAGAAAGGCGTTGATCCCGCCCGGCTTAAGGAGTACATGGAAAAAGTTCAGGTCCGTGTCTATACGCCCGCAAGTAGCAAGGGCTTGGCAATCTCGATTAATCCTCTGAAGCTCCCTGACAAGAAGGCCGACCCCGATGATATGATCCGGCTCTTGGACAATTCTGCTCGCACGCTTGTAAAAGTACTTGCTAAGGTCGCAGGCCTCTCGCGTTCTTGGGAGAGCAAGTCCTTTGCTGCTTTGTACGAGTTACTCCGTGTGACATGGGAAAAGGGCATCGATGTCAAACACCTCATGGATCTGGCCAACTTGTTGGTGGCCTCACCTGAAGAGGTGGGTGTTGACCTTGAGCCGTTCATGAAGTTATCAGAGCGGGAAAAGCTTGCATCTGCAATTCGCAGTCTGACTGTGGGTTCTTCGCAGCTCCTCTTCAAAGAGGAGGGACAGATCGATTTTGACGAACTCACTCGTCCCGTTGGTGGCAAGACCCCGCTCAATGTCATCTTTCTCAAGACGCTACGTAGCGAGGAAGAGAAACACTTCTTCATCGCCATTGTTCTTAATCAATTGTATTCATGGATGCTTCGTCAGGGCTTTACTGAGAAGCCCCGAATGATTCTCTTTATGGATGAGGCTGCACCCTTTATCCCCGCAGGCATGAAGGCTCCCGGACCAAAAGAGATCTTCCTTCTTCTCTTCCGTCAGGCGCGTAAGTACGGTATTGAGTGTCTGATTGCAACTCAGAGCCCCAAAGACATCGACTACAAGGCGTTCGAGCAGTTCAACACGATCGCCTCTGGTCGTATCAGTAGTGAGCAGTCGCTCAAGGTCTTGGAGCGTATTCTTGAACCGATTGCTGGTGAGAAGGAGGCCGAAGAGATCATCAATGCCCTTCCCGGGCAACAGACCGCCTCATTCATCTTTTCATCGGCTGACCTGAAGCCGCGCGTTAATCGTCTTGGTGTACGATGGTTGCTGACCAAACATATCACGCTGACAGAACGCGATGTGAAGAAGCACATGGAGGCTCTCGTCAAGCAGCAGGAGAAGATCCTCAAAGAGATGGAAAAGCGACGACTGGAGGAAGAGCGTCGTAAGGCAGCAGAGCGTAAGAAACAGGAAGAACAGCGTCGTAAAGAATTGGAACGAAAGAAGAAAGAGGAAGAGAAACGTAAGGCTGAGGAGGCAAAGCGCAAGGCCGAAGCAGAGAAACGGCGGCAACGCGAGGCAGAACTTGCAGCGCTGAAACAGAAATTCAAGACGGCTAAGGATGATGAGCCAGTCTTTGAGACCCGTGGTCAAGCGCAGAAGGTTTCCTATAATGACATTGTGAACGCTTTTGTTGCCAAGATCGAGAAAATCGCCAAGACCCGATTTGGTCTACCCTTCCTGAAAGAACTCGCAAAACGTGGTTCCCTGAACTATGAGAAGTCCCTCGCCTTCTATCTCAAAGAGACCCGTGAGGCCATCAAGCTCGGGCTTGCAAAGAAGGACAAGTGTCCGACAAAGCGTGGGAAGATGATCCCATGCATTATCTTTGACTTTGAATATGTGCTCAGTCAAGTCATCAAATCAATGGGCATTAAGAAACCCGAGTACGTTGATGATCAGCGTCTGAAGAAGCGTTTCGGAGAGATCATCAAAAAGGCATCAAAGAACAGTCTTCTCGAACGCATTGTTCTTGGTGAGCCGCTCTTGGAGTTCTAAACTAATCTGGTCACCGGGACGGCACATACCGTCTCGGTCGGCCTATCTCACAGGTCAGCCATTGTGAGATCATCGAGGCCGTTGTGTCCATTGCAGAACTCATCTTGCTGGCCGAGACCTCTGGAGAACCGTACAACAGGACAAGCACTCTCTTTGACCGAGGGCTCACTTTGGTATGATCGGAGTCATGAGTGGCATAGCCAAAGCAGACGATCTTTGACTGGTCCGCCAGGACGATCTCTCGTCCACGACAGGTGAGCTCTTTTCCACCGATGCGCCGGAATATCTCTCCGCGTTTTGCGGTTCTCACAACCAGTGTTCCATCAATGGTGTCTTCATCAATGAGACCTATCGGTATTGCGTGGTATGCGGAGGCCAGATTGATCACATCCACAACGTCACTGATTCTCCACAGGTTGTTCCCATTGAGAATGCGTCTGACCAGTGCCTCACTTGAGACCCTCTGCTTGGTGGGATCCATGCCAAATGTCCAGTAGAGGTCACGGTAGGATCGAAAGACCGTATCTGTTGCCAGATCTTCTAACGTCCATCGTGAACGTATCTTGTTGAAGATAGTCCTCTCATACTCTTCAAATTCAGGTCTTGATCTTCCTACTTGCAGATCGCTCAGCCGAATGGCACCAATGGACAGACCCTCACGGTCCACTTCAAATCGGATGAGGTCTCTTGGTAGATCTGATGGCATTGTGTCTTCATCACAAGTATCGAGCCTTTGACGTTTAGATGTTGTCACTGTCTTCTACAGCAGATCGATGACTTCCTCAAGACTGTCCACCGCAAGTGTAGGAGTGGTGTCGAGGTCTCCCGATTCAAAGGGGATAATATTGTCACGTCTGCGAACCAGTATTGTTGTGAGTCCTGCGGCATTGCCTCCTGCAATGTCCGAATTAGGATTATCCCCTACAATGACCGACTCTTCCGGAGTGAAACCGAGTGCCTTTACGCTCTCTATGCAGATCTCCGGGAGGGGCTTTCCAACGATTACAGCCTTCACGCCAGTTGCATCCTCGAGGGCTCGTACAATTGATAGCTCTCCGATGTAGACATCTTCCACTCCAAGATAGATTCCCGGATATTGTCTGCTTCCGCTGATGCATACTAGTTTTGCTCCATCAAGAAGCATCTTGGCTGCAAAATTAAGTTCTTGAAATGTCATACCTCTATCCGCGCCCACTGCAACATAGTCCACTGGTGGATTGTTGACGACCTCCAGCCCTCTCTCTATGAAATCGTCTCGTGCACCGCCCTCACTGATGACAAAGCATCTTGCGTTAGGCTGTCTGTTGTGTATGTACGCCGCAGCGCCAGCTCCTGCACTGAAGATCTTTTCAAGGTCGAACGCAAATCCCGCACGTTTTAGAGCAGTATAGATCTGCCGTGAGGAGAGTCGTCCCGTGTTTGTCAGCACTCCAAGGGTCTTTCCTCCCTCTTGTAATGCGTCGACTAGTACTTTGGCGTCATCAAATACTACAGGGTGCTCTATGTCTTGGATAAGTGTATTATCGACATCAAACAACCAGAGCTTCTTATCCCTAAGATTCACTCATCTCACTCCTTGAAACATTGGGCATTGCCTATTCCTTTTCAAGAAGCGGTATGACGCAAATGAATCTGAAGGGTTCTTTTCCCTCGGTGTTATCATACCCGTGAGGCTCGTTTGGCGGAATGAAAATGACATCATCCTTCTTGCCTATCTTCGTACCATGTTCACCCAATAATGTGATCTGGCCCTGCAGGACGAAGATCTCGTGTTCTTCAGGATGATGATGAAGTGGGACCTTTCCCCCTGGTGCTATCTCGAAAATCCGCATTGCATACGTTCTTGCGCCGGTGTTCTTACCAATTAGCCATCGCATAGTGGTCTTCTCACTACCTGGTAAATTAACGACCACCTCTTCGCGTTCGTGATAGTTGACGACGTACAGTTAAGCTGCCTCCTCTACGGTGGTTACTCTACTGTTTGGGGTGCAATGTTTGAGTATATAATAGTCTTCAGTTGTGGACAGAACGGCCACAGAAACTTTATGTGATGCCTTTGCCATGTGCGATGTGAGAGTAACACGATTCGTGACAGATTTAGGAGTATGATTAACATGGCTGAGGATGACACATATGTCCGTGCGAAGCTCACCGAGATCAATGGAGCGCTCACTCGCATGACCGAGATGCTCAACAAGATGATTGAAGTGTTGACGCGAACAGTGGGAATGGATGAACAGATCTCTGACCTTGCACTCTCAGTGGCGGCAAATAGTGAGAAGATCGACGAGTTGATCTCGCTGGTAAAAACAATGCCTGCAAGAACTGCGGCCCCTGCTTCTGCAGGACATGCCACATCCTCTGTTGAGGAAAAGGCCAAAGTGTCTTCTCTCAGTTCACTACTTGACACCCTCGATTCTCAAATTCGTGATGGGATGATCGCTAGTGATCTTGCCGATAAAATCCGTGAGACCGCTGAGCTCTTCGAAGAACGTGGAGGGAGCAGTAATCTCATTGTTAAGATGCAGCGGTGGGTTCGGATTCTCAAGACGTACGGTCGTGTTGACCCGATCAATCCTACCGATATTGCCAAGCTGCGCAGTGACCTTAAGGGCTGGCAGAAAGAGCTGGCTCAGGCAAGATAATCGAGGGGATTTCCCCTCTTCCTTTTTTTTGAAACAATCTGACGAAAAAGCGTCGAAAATGGACGTTGTATATATCTTTAATAGCATTGAATCCCTTTACGAAATATGTAAATGTCGGGACAAAGGTGCGAAAAAAAAATGATTGACACAGAGATTGATACACGGATTCGGAAGGTGATTGCAGGAATCCCTTCACCACATAAGAACGACCTTCTTACGATCTGGGAGGGGTGGATCGCAACCAACCCGGAGCCGCCCTTCTATGTTAGTTGGTCCGATTATTCCGCACAATGGGACGACTCAGAAGCTCTCTATACAGACCGTCGTGTCTATCTCCGCCGAATCACGAACGAGCTGCGGGATATTGAAGTCCCAAAGACACTGTGGCAAAAAGCCGCAAAGGCTCTCGCTGCTGTTGCAAGTGCCTTCTTTGTGATCTTTCTTGCTCTCTCCCGAGTTGCTCGTGGTGCAGAGTGATCCCTCGCTAAACTCGTCACTACAGAGCGGCCGACTTATATTATCCCCTGTGTCCCCGTAACTGAGGACAATGGATATCCTTGAGACCATACCCCAAAAGATGAAGGACTATTTGACAGAGGCTGCTGATATAGTTCGTGACGCAAAGAGTGTCGTTGCGATCTCTCATATTGATGCTGATGGAATAACTGCACTAGCCATTGTTCTCCAGCTCCTTGAACGATCGGGCCTTACTCCTATCTGGAGAAATATTCATCAATTAAATTCTGAGACCATCAAAGAAGTTCGCGATTTGGTGCGTGAAAACCGACCTGACCTTTTGATCTTCAGCGACTTGGGTACCGGGCAAAAGCGCTCGATTGAGGAACTTGTTAAGACTGAAGAGTATATCCAACATGTTATCATCTTGGACCACCATCTCCCCCAAGATGATACTCCGGGTACCGATGAGCCTCACAGTGAACGCATCATCGAGATCAATCCGCACAATCACGGGATCGATGGTTCGTATGAGGTCTCAGGCGCAGGTGTGTCGTTCCTCCTGGCCATGGCCACCGACCCGCGAAATGTAGATCTCAGCGAATTGGCAATTGTCGGTGCAACTGGTGATCTCCAGAGATACTATGGTCGAGGTTTTGTCGGGGTCAACAAATCGATACTTGCAGTCGCAGAAGAACATTCGATCGTCAGGATAAAACGTGACCTGACCTTCTTTGGGATCAACACCCGACCCTTGCCATTTCTACTCGAATATGCCACTGATCCGTACTTACCCGGGTTGACCGGGGAACGTGATGCCTGTTACGAATTCTTCGAGTCACGGCACATTCCGCTCAAAAACGAATATGATGAGTGGCGGGTCTGGACCGATCTCTCTCCTGATGAAAAGTCACGCGCAATTCAAGGAATCATTCATGTGATCATTGACGCTGGTTACAGCACACATGTTGCTCAGGGCATCATTGGTGATGTTGTGGAGTTGCTGCACCGTCCTCTCAGAAGCGAGATGCGAAATGCCAAAGAATTCTCTACTCTTCTAAACGCTTGTGGTCGAAACTCGCGTCCTGAGATTGGAGTGCTCGTGTGCATGAATGCAGAAGAGGCCTACGTTCAGGCTCGGACTCTGCTACAGGTCCATCGTCAGAATCTGGCTCAGGCCCTTCGTAGGCTTGAACAGAACGGTTACGACGAGATCGAGGGTATGTACCTTGTCAACGATCCCGAGACCCCGGATACTATTGTGGGTATTGTGATTGGAATGGCTCAGGGCTCACGAATCGTTCCTACAAATCGTCCAGTCCTTGGAATTGCCACTCGGACGACAGATGACTCCCCCTTTGTCAAGATCTCTGGCCGGGCACAAAAATTCCTTGTGAAGCGCGGTATCAATCTGAAGGAGACCTTTGTTGAAGTTGCTCATATTCTAAATGAGCAATATGGCAAGCTCGTCGTGGAAGCAGGTGGTCACCCCATGGCCGCAGGAGCCTTTGTTCTCAGTGAGCATCTTGATGAGTTTTTAGAACTAGTATCCATGAGATTTGCACAAGTGCTTCGTGGCGACGTAAAAAAATGAGTATGTGGGAATGATCCCACATTATATTATTATTAGTATTCTTCAGCGGTCAGTGATGCACCGATCATACCCGGGACAAAGAGCAATGCAAATGCTACCCCAAGGTCAATGACGATGTTCTTAGCAATTGTTGCAATGATGTCCACTTGAAGTGAAGCACCCATCGTCAGCGCAACGTATCCGACAAAGAAGAGGACTAGAGTGATTACTGAGACAATGAGCATTCTGATACCGTTCTTTGAGATCAGTCCGGCAACAAAGCCAGCAACGCCTAATGCGACCAGTGGTCCGTAGATGCCGCTCAAAGCCATCGAATATGGCAGCATCAACTGTGCAAAGAGGAGTCCACCCTGATACGCAAGGGCATTAGTGAGACTGGCACTCTGAAGGAGTGTCTGGATGTCAGCGACTCCTAACCCTAAGATCTGGAAAGCGCCGATGAGAATTGCAGTGATTAGTGCAACGAGAAGGGCCATTATTGTGCGGAACATATTGGTTCAGCTCCTTTATCTATCTGGAGTGTGAATGTATTCAACCTATTTATCTCTTGGGAAGATATGTTACATGTCAATACCTATCGTTCTAACTTGTTTGCAGCAGCCTTGAGGTCGCTCATGTACCTCTGGATGGCCCCCCACAATAGTTCAGGGATCTCGTCTTTTGGTAGGTTGTCAAGTGGGAACCATGCAACTTCCCCCTCAGGTGTTTCAGCATGGGTTTCTGTGTCAAGTGGTCTAGCAATGTAATGGTTGAGAACATAATGGAACATGATCTTTCCATCGGGGTCTCGCTCAATGAGGTCTGCTGTACCCAACAGTCTGAGAATCTCTATATGAATGCCAGTCTCTTCAAGGATCTCCCGCTTGGCAGCCTCCTCTTGAGTCTCGCCAAGTTCAACAGCGCCACCTGGAACGCTCCAGAGTCCTTTGCCGGGTTCCTTGTCGCGGCGGGCCATGAGTAATCCTTTTGGCCCTATGACAAATGCACCCACCCCGCATATTGGGCGTTTGGGATACAATCTATCACTCAACATTAAGATCATCTCATACTGTTGATAGATGTTCGGGCAATGCGAGTTCCCTATCACAATACACGCAATAGACAGGGATATCAAGATTCACTTTTGCTGTGTTTACTACAGGGATTCTCATGTGTTGATTGCACTGTGGGCAATAGGTCTTGATATACCCTCTGAGCTTGATCGATTTGACCCATGCGACCTTTGCCTCTTCAGAATGACCTCTCCGGGTTTCTTCAATGGCAAGTGCAATCCATGCTGCTGCTGAGGTTGTATCTTCTTCGATGACCATGTTCAAGCAGTGAAGCAGATCATCAAACTTCTTCAGAAGCACGTGCACATTACAAAGTCGCTGCCATGAGGTTGGCTCTTCTTCTACAAGTCTCTTTGCCCTGTTCAGATATCCTTCAGCTGCAATCTCGTCGTGTAATTGGTATGTGATCACCGCAAGTCTACTGAGTGCTTCGATGCTTGTTGGGCATTGATGTAAGGCCTTGGTGAAAGCGTTATGTGCCGTCTTGTAGTTTCTCATTTGAAATGCCATTTCGCCCTCAAGCATGATCGTCCTGTAATGGTCCGGGGCCATCTCTTTGGCCTTGTCGATCACATTCTTGGCATCATCGATTCTTCCGACAAAGAGGAGTGAGTATCCATAGTTTGCAAGGGCAACGATCGATTCCGGTCGCAGGGCACTGACCGCCCCCCATGCCCGTGCTGCTTCCGTATAGTCACCAAGACGATAGAAGCTCATCGCTCGGAGCGAGTGCAGTGCTGGATCTTCAGGGAACCGGACGACAGCCTCTTCCAGTATTCGTGCAGCCTCACCATACTGTTTAGTGAAGTAGAGTACTTCCGCAAGATCGAGCCATGCCTCATACAGTTCAGGATCTGCACTGATGGCCTGTTTCAGATATGTTTCTGCGCAGTCGTAATCGCGAATCGCCTTGTAGGCTCTCCCTAGAAACTGCGCGACCACGCAATGGTTCTCGATCTGTTCATTCGCCACGAGGAGGACATCAATAGCCTTCCTGGGCTGCTCGTTCTGTAGATATGCGAGACCAAGATAGACGAGCAGTTCTGGATCATTACCATTGGTCTCCACAAGATCCTCAAGGATGACCGTGGCTTCTTTGAAGCGCTGATCTTCAAGAGCCTCAATAGCACGATCGAATTCCTTTGTCTGCAAAGTCTGAACCTCGTGGATTTTTAGGTGTTTATTGCGAACGACGTATCTGAACTATCAATCGTTGAGGAGCATCTTGATTATAAGTAGGTCACGATATGGCAAAAATGATGAGTTCCAGAAAATATGCGACTCCTTTCTCGCTGCTCCATGCTGTGAGTCTACTCAGTCACCGGTTACGGCTTCACAAGTTCCAAGAAGCGATACGACAGGTTGTCACTCCCGAATCCTATGTTGTTGATCTCGGGACTGGTACGGGAGTCTTGGCTATGCTCGCCGCACAGGCGGGAGCGCGAAGAGTCACTGCTGTTGATATTAATAAGATGTCGATTGACTATGCCATGCACGCAGCTAGGCGCAATGGTCTTACCCAAATCGATTTCGTGACGGCGCACTTTTCGGAGTTTATCCCCGATGAGCCTGCGGATGTTGTTATCTGCGAGATGCTCTCCTCTATGATGCTTGTCGAGCAACAGGTCCCCGCGTGCAGATATGCAGCAAAGCATATACTCAAGGAAAATGGGATCATCCTTCCAAGATCTGCTCGTGTCTATATTGTGCCTGTAGAGTGCCCTTCGTTATGGTCGCGTTTTGAGGTCTCGGGACTTGGCTTTCCACGAGTCCCTCAGACAGTTGGTCGGGGTGAGTCAAGGGATCTTGCAGATGCTGTCCTACTTGTCACTCACGATTTTACCAATCCCGATGCGCCCGAGATCGTGGAATCTGAGATCTCATTTACTACGGTCTCGGATGGTATTGCACATGGTCTGGTTGGTCTCTTTGAGGCCGACCTCTCGGAATCAATCCATCTCGTTATGGAGGATGGCTGGCGTGATCTCTTTCTTCCCTTTGACCCGCCCATTCCTCTAAAGACTGGTGATAAGGTTGTAGTTGCTATCCGGTATATTCCTGGGGATGTGAGGAGCCTTGAGATTCGCGTTTCATAGACTGATCGATAGATGGCCCTTCTCTTACCACTCTATTGGTTCAAGAGTCCTGATGTGAAGTCGCTCCTCCCTTCTCTTCTTTGCCTGTTCAAATCTTGTCTTTTCATCTTCCGTTGTTAGGATGAGTGGCGGTACTCGTTTTGGTCTGCCATCTGGACCAATTGAGACATATGTGAGAAACGCCCTGCATGTCTTTCGGGTCTCGCCCGTTATCGGATTCTCTGAGGTCACTCGTACCTCGATCTCCATTGATGCAGTTCCCACATAGTTGATCCACGCCTCTAGCATCACAATATCCCGTTGGCGGATGGGGTTCAGAAAATTCAGTGAGTCGATCGAGGCCGTCACTATTGTGCTTCTACTGTGGCGTTTTGCCACAATTCCCCCTAGTGTGTCGATCCAATCCAGAAGGCGTCCTCCGTACAAGGTACCATTGTTATTGACATCATTTGGAAATACGACCTGAGTCATCGTCGTCCTCGAGTCCGCGACACATTTACCATCCATTGCAGGCATCTCCTTGTGATCACTGCTACTCCCGACACATCTCATTTGTTTATAGTATCTTCGTGCTGTTCATATGTTCTTCTTATTCTCCCTCTTTCTTCTCTTCTCTATTATGGGAATCGCGCTATCTTCTCTTCAGACATGGTTTCGCACTGAGGCGCAGATTTTTAACATACAATGCCACGCGGCCATATGGATGGTGACTCATGATGGATCTTAAAGGCCCCCTCTGCTATTTGCTTGACTTTGATGATATCTACAAGTACGCCAATCAGACTGCGCTCAAGATCAAGGAATCTAATTGGCGTCCTGATGTGATTGTTGGCATCGCCCGTGGTGGTTGGGTGCATGCACGAATCCAATGTGACCTGCTGGGAGTCAAAGAACTTTACAGTGTAAAGGTGGATCACTGGGGTGTCACTGCCACGAAAGATGGTAAGGCACGATTGACCAGCCCTCTGAATGCTGATATCAAGGGGAAGAAGGTTCTTGTGATAGATGACATCACTGATACGGGTGAGAGCCTGACCATGGCCGTGGAACATGTGAAGGAGCAGGGTCCCGCCGATGTCCGGTCTGCTACCCTGATGCATATTGTTGGCTCCAAGTTCAAGCCTGACTACTTCGGTGTAGAGGTGACCTGGGCTTGGGAGATATTCCCATGGAATCGGATGGAAGATCTTGCACATCTCGTTCTTGAAGTGTTTAAGGGTGAAAAATTGACCGACATGGAGACCCGTGATGTCAAGAAGCACCTTCGAGAATACAACAATGTTGTTTTACCCGATGACGAACTTGAGAAGGTTCGTAATCATATGATCTTCCTTGGACACTTGAAGGATTCTCCACAGGGTAAGTGGAAACTCAAGAAATAGATAGTATGGTCAATCAATTACTGGCGGTCTGGCATGTCCAGATACGCCTCTTGTTTTGTTTTTACTATCTTCTTTTTACGAGCATTTTTCTATAACTTTACTCGTCTAAAAATTATTGATTGAATAATGACACTATGTATAAATGTGAGAAGGTAGAGCCTTCGGTCAGAGAGAAACAGGAGTGGTATCAAAAATGGCATTTGAGGCCAAACTGGATTATGTGGTCATTGACCGAAGCAAGAAGTCTGAGTTCGAATCGCTCTTACCGAT encodes:
- a CDS encoding MFS transporter; amino-acid sequence: MGLRASGHFLTLMALYLVNMIMRASFYMTIASIQSNNYLGGLSDWTVAIVLMIYPVVELATVSIFGSYSDKIGRRPIFIMSLFLTGGAALLFALSPIVSIIFIFSGIFGMGAAAEVTSTLSMIADSSSENNRARLMGYFDLSTLMGLAGGYGLGIILLQFGIMPTLILMAGAGACFISAIIAFFTIRETATMAHHEYSIRQLLSHVAKDKRIQMMLPVYVPIISLYGLLIANAENILEEHFTFTATDLIILFGMLGVSLVAGIVIMGHLSDHFMKRRPFIVAGLLGFGVLSFLLVAYASDFAALWAIWPVLPLLGFLAGAFPPAAMAYLTDVSSEESRGSTMGVYSIFFGTGMIIGPGTGAFAYTTWGLWGLGGLVALFILIAIIGTYFMPEVHESSSPEIISND
- a CDS encoding ATP-binding protein, which codes for MADGKLWLGYKLGKDGKRTNEKFEISTDLLRRHGGVFGSTGSGKTVLSKVILEEAALQGIPIIAFDPQGDIASLMIPGDPKKLKEKGVDPARLKEYMEKVQVRVYTPASSKGLAISINPLKLPDKKADPDDMIRLLDNSARTLVKVLAKVAGLSRSWESKSFAALYELLRVTWEKGIDVKHLMDLANLLVASPEEVGVDLEPFMKLSEREKLASAIRSLTVGSSQLLFKEEGQIDFDELTRPVGGKTPLNVIFLKTLRSEEEKHFFIAIVLNQLYSWMLRQGFTEKPRMILFMDEAAPFIPAGMKAPGPKEIFLLLFRQARKYGIECLIATQSPKDIDYKAFEQFNTIASGRISSEQSLKVLERILEPIAGEKEAEEIINALPGQQTASFIFSSADLKPRVNRLGVRWLLTKHITLTERDVKKHMEALVKQQEKILKEMEKRRLEEERRKAAERKKQEEQRRKELERKKKEEEKRKAEEAKRKAEAEKRRQREAELAALKQKFKTAKDDEPVFETRGQAQKVSYNDIVNAFVAKIEKIAKTRFGLPFLKELAKRGSLNYEKSLAFYLKETREAIKLGLAKKDKCPTKRGKMIPCIIFDFEYVLSQVIKSMGIKKPEYVDDQRLKKRFGEIIKKASKNSLLERIVLGEPLLEF
- a CDS encoding HAD hydrolase-like protein; the protein is MNLRDKKLWLFDVDNTLIQDIEHPVVFDDAKVLVDALQEGGKTLGVLTNTGRLSSRQIYTALKRAGFAFDLEKIFSAGAGAAAYIHNRQPNARCFVISEGGARDDFIERGLEVVNNPPVDYVAVGADRGMTFQELNFAAKMLLDGAKLVCISGSRQYPGIYLGVEDVYIGELSIVRALEDATGVKAVIVGKPLPEICIESVKALGFTPEESVIVGDNPNSDIAGGNAAGLTTILVRRRDNIIPFESGDLDTTPTLAVDSLEEVIDLL
- a CDS encoding cupin domain-containing protein, whose product is MRWLIGKNTGARTYAMRIFEIAPGGKVPLHHHPEEHEIFVLQGQITLLGEHGTKIGKKDDVIFIPPNEPHGYDNTEGKEPFRFICVIPLLEKE
- a CDS encoding DHH family phosphoesterase, encoding MDILETIPQKMKDYLTEAADIVRDAKSVVAISHIDADGITALAIVLQLLERSGLTPIWRNIHQLNSETIKEVRDLVRENRPDLLIFSDLGTGQKRSIEELVKTEEYIQHVIILDHHLPQDDTPGTDEPHSERIIEINPHNHGIDGSYEVSGAGVSFLLAMATDPRNVDLSELAIVGATGDLQRYYGRGFVGVNKSILAVAEEHSIVRIKRDLTFFGINTRPLPFLLEYATDPYLPGLTGERDACYEFFESRHIPLKNEYDEWRVWTDLSPDEKSRAIQGIIHVIIDAGYSTHVAQGIIGDVVELLHRPLRSEMRNAKEFSTLLNACGRNSRPEIGVLVCMNAEEAYVQARTLLQVHRQNLAQALRRLEQNGYDEIEGMYLVNDPETPDTIVGIVIGMAQGSRIVPTNRPVLGIATRTTDDSPFVKISGRAQKFLVKRGINLKETFVEVAHILNEQYGKLVVEAGGHPMAAGAFVLSEHLDEFLELVSMRFAQVLRGDVKK
- a CDS encoding NUDIX hydrolase — encoded protein: MLSDRLYPKRPICGVGAFVIGPKGLLMARRDKEPGKGLWSVPGGAVELGETQEEAAKREILEETGIHIEILRLLGTADLIERDPDGKIMFHYVLNHYIARPLDTETHAETPEGEVAWFPLDNLPKDEIPELLWGAIQRYMSDLKAAANKLER